In Aquimarina sp. TRL1, a single window of DNA contains:
- a CDS encoding M61 family metallopeptidase, with the protein MKYLRIFFLLLVFQTGIAQVRNEYKISFDNAAHHEALIEATFTNLESGTISLRMSRTSPGRYALHEFSKNVYDVKITDSKGKSVMVTRPNPHQWDVSGHDGTILLSYRLFADRADGTYSQVNDSYALLNIPATFMYIPTLKERPVQLTVVVKPGHNWKISTQLIPLGGNSYLAPNLQYFMDSPILTGNHIVKEFKVPSRGTEYTIKLALQHQGTEEEADQYFEQIKKIVEQEKAVFGDFPNFDYGEYTFLACYMPISSRDGMEHRNSTVLTSTKSLAEGGMKGNIGTVSHEFFHAWNVERIRPQSLEPFDFEKANMSGELWFAEGFTSYYTNLILCRAGILTQEEYINSLNKTYNYVWNSPGRNFFNPIEMSQQAPLVDAATSVDPVNRSNTFISYYSYGSMLGLALDLSLRSHKEGLNLDDYMKLLWAKYGKNETPYTTENLLFTLREYAGESFADNFFKSYIYNSHAPDFKKLLATVAIYLKTDVKTPYFGARITFDKNDFATIADYTRIGTPAYDARLEKGDIILSINNATFSTPEQFDEVLKKHKPGKRITVTYRRLGEERKTILRLATNPTVTLTPYSKPSEKALLQRENWLKAK; encoded by the coding sequence ATGAAATACCTAAGAATCTTTTTTTTATTGCTTGTTTTTCAAACAGGGATCGCTCAGGTAAGAAACGAGTATAAAATATCTTTTGATAATGCTGCTCATCATGAAGCATTAATAGAAGCCACTTTTACCAATTTAGAAAGCGGAACCATATCGCTAAGGATGAGTAGAACATCTCCCGGACGTTATGCACTGCACGAATTTTCTAAAAATGTTTATGATGTAAAAATTACTGACAGTAAAGGAAAGAGCGTAATGGTCACTCGTCCAAATCCACATCAATGGGATGTTTCCGGACATGACGGGACAATACTCCTATCATACCGCTTATTTGCAGACAGAGCTGACGGAACATATTCTCAGGTAAACGATTCATATGCATTATTGAATATCCCTGCTACTTTTATGTATATCCCTACATTAAAAGAGAGACCGGTACAACTTACTGTTGTTGTTAAACCTGGACATAACTGGAAAATATCTACTCAACTGATCCCATTAGGAGGAAATAGTTATCTAGCCCCTAACCTTCAGTATTTTATGGATAGTCCGATCTTGACAGGAAATCATATTGTCAAAGAGTTCAAAGTCCCATCCAGAGGTACTGAATATACTATAAAACTGGCTTTACAACATCAAGGAACAGAAGAAGAAGCTGATCAGTATTTCGAGCAAATCAAGAAAATTGTAGAACAAGAAAAAGCAGTCTTTGGAGACTTCCCTAATTTTGATTATGGAGAATATACTTTTCTTGCTTGTTACATGCCTATTTCTTCGCGAGATGGAATGGAGCACAGAAACTCTACAGTACTAACCAGCACTAAGAGTCTTGCTGAGGGAGGTATGAAAGGTAATATCGGAACTGTTTCTCACGAGTTTTTTCACGCGTGGAATGTAGAACGAATCCGCCCGCAATCCTTAGAACCGTTTGACTTTGAAAAAGCGAATATGTCTGGAGAACTTTGGTTTGCAGAAGGATTTACCAGTTATTACACAAACCTTATCCTGTGTCGTGCTGGAATTCTAACTCAGGAAGAGTATATAAACAGCCTTAATAAAACTTATAATTACGTATGGAACTCTCCAGGCAGGAATTTTTTCAACCCTATAGAAATGAGTCAACAAGCTCCCTTGGTTGATGCTGCAACTTCCGTTGACCCTGTCAACAGATCCAATACCTTTATATCATATTACTCATACGGCAGCATGTTAGGGCTCGCATTAGACCTTTCTCTAAGAAGTCATAAAGAAGGATTAAACCTAGATGACTATATGAAATTATTATGGGCTAAATATGGCAAAAATGAAACTCCTTATACTACAGAAAATTTACTTTTTACACTTCGTGAATATGCAGGAGAATCTTTTGCTGATAATTTCTTTAAAAGTTACATATACAATAGTCATGCTCCTGATTTTAAGAAACTGCTTGCTACGGTTGCGATTTACTTAAAAACAGATGTCAAAACACCTTATTTTGGAGCTAGAATCACCTTTGATAAAAATGATTTTGCGACAATTGCAGATTACACTCGAATAGGTACTCCTGCTTATGATGCCAGACTTGAAAAAGGCGATATCATTTTATCGATAAATAATGCTACTTTTTCTACTCCAGAACAGTTTGATGAAGTACTAAAAAAGCACAAACCTGGAAAAAGAATTACAGTAACCTACAGAAGGCTTGGAGAAGAAAGAAAAACAATTCTGAGATTAGCCACTAATCCTACTGTTACCCTTACTCCTTATTCTAAACCAAGTGAAAAAGCATTGCTACAACGAGAGAACTGGTTAAAGGCAAAATAA
- the tssO gene encoding type VI secretion system TssO — MKPKNSKERRNSVLKFIILFLCTTGLIVAALFFDFNRVPLKENKVLRERAVAIEKEMKFQGEFSNEINNVRSLIDSLDVPGQNLPHINSLITSKIVDIQKSLPKEDSTYRYEMYTNMVQTYVDIQQMKGKLLQYEDIDKTLEEYKEEIDRLRDELNQANRNLDAYRLSRN, encoded by the coding sequence ATGAAACCCAAAAATAGCAAGGAGAGAAGAAATAGTGTTTTGAAATTTATCATTTTGTTTCTGTGTACTACAGGATTAATAGTGGCAGCTTTATTCTTTGATTTTAATAGAGTACCTCTTAAAGAAAATAAAGTGTTGAGAGAACGGGCGGTTGCTATAGAGAAAGAAATGAAATTTCAAGGAGAATTTTCTAATGAAATAAATAATGTGAGATCACTAATTGATTCATTGGATGTTCCTGGACAGAATCTACCACATATTAATTCACTGATTACGTCTAAGATTGTTGATATTCAGAAGTCATTACCAAAAGAAGACTCTACTTATAGATATGAAATGTATACTAATATGGTGCAGACATATGTGGATATCCAGCAAATGAAAGGAAAATTACTGCAGTATGAGGATATTGATAAGACACTAGAAGAGTATAAAGAAGAAATAGATCGTTTAAGAGATGAACTTAATCAGGCAAATCGAAATCTTGATGCGTATAGATTATCAAGAAATTAA
- the bshB1 gene encoding bacillithiol biosynthesis deacetylase BshB1, protein MKLDILAIGAHPDDVELSCAGTIAKEISNGKKVGILDLTRGELGTRGTPEIRDQEARNAADILGVSVRENLGFRDGFFINDEFHQLEIIKIIRKYQPEIVLCNAVTDRHIDHGKGSKLTSDACFLSGLRRIETQINGNAQQAWRPKHVYHYIQWKNIEPDFVVDVSDHMDTKIKSVMAYASQFYDPSSKEPSTPISNKNFKDSISYRAADLGRIIGVSYAEGFTVERYVAVDSIFNLI, encoded by the coding sequence ATGAAATTAGATATTCTCGCTATAGGAGCGCATCCTGACGATGTGGAATTAAGTTGTGCCGGAACTATTGCCAAAGAAATTAGTAATGGAAAAAAAGTAGGAATTTTAGACCTTACCAGAGGAGAATTAGGAACCAGAGGAACCCCAGAAATACGAGATCAGGAAGCCAGAAATGCAGCTGATATACTAGGAGTCTCTGTTCGTGAAAATCTTGGTTTTAGAGATGGTTTTTTCATCAATGACGAATTTCATCAGTTAGAAATTATTAAAATCATTAGAAAATACCAGCCGGAAATTGTTTTATGTAATGCGGTAACAGACCGGCATATTGATCATGGTAAAGGAAGTAAACTTACCAGTGATGCTTGCTTTTTATCTGGATTGAGAAGAATCGAGACTCAGATAAATGGTAATGCTCAGCAAGCATGGAGACCAAAACATGTGTATCACTATATCCAGTGGAAGAACATAGAACCTGACTTTGTTGTTGATGTCAGTGATCATATGGATACTAAAATAAAAAGTGTAATGGCATACGCCTCTCAGTTTTATGATCCGTCAAGTAAAGAGCCGTCCACACCTATTTCGAATAAGAATTTTAAAGACAGTATTTCGTACCGGGCAGCCGATCTTGGTCGTATTATTGGCGTATCATATGCAGAAGGCTTCACTGTAGAACGCTATGTAGCAGTGGATTCTATTTTTAACCTAATTTAA
- a CDS encoding type VI secretion system baseplate subunit TssF yields the protein MGAESEIEIKNRMIKKAASLWGVSANEIESSFDPLVSLLIGACASEIEKISNEIDSSQVRVTERLIQLMTPETIYGAKPAHGIVYSEPVEKVLDLTPEHLQYYKKKIRVKNAGQELKNIYFSSVQKFRMVDASITHMICGDKGYVLEGKKKSDFDLSFKSKKKLPFSVLYIGIETSYNKLNLKDVSLYNELLDVYEKELFYHHLKNAEFFFDNQEIKTIAGYSNSEISARDHLNSIFEYKPNKTRNIEGQIKTLYEKHFVSFKSDVLLSNKGSIPDDLSEIVDFEAHEELQKLNWIKIVFPRIIDDNILENAFCSLNAFPALNRKWEHISYQLKDYIDIVPISTQDLFLDVKQIANTSGIDYKLRESDTSEDHKGTYVIRRDNVGKLDSRKAKEYLAHLIELLKSESASFSFFGNDFLQSNIDELNQNISLLEKKIMDMNTSLMDTTYLSVKPKQKKDTLLIEYWVTNGEEANQIKQGNSLHIYQGSDLKQNKSVFLTTTFQGKNDLSMEERLQAYRRALLSRNRIVTKEDVKALCYEFCGERIEEVKVVKGFKTSIEIHKGLVPCMEIIIQPNKEVMTLDEEWSSLKSNILSILEQQSLNVFPYKITVLN from the coding sequence ATGGGGGCAGAAAGTGAAATAGAAATTAAAAACAGAATGATCAAGAAGGCAGCTTCTCTATGGGGAGTTTCTGCTAATGAAATAGAAAGCTCTTTTGATCCTTTAGTATCATTATTGATAGGAGCCTGTGCTTCGGAAATAGAAAAAATATCAAATGAAATAGATAGTTCTCAGGTTCGGGTTACAGAACGATTAATCCAGTTGATGACCCCCGAAACAATCTATGGAGCTAAGCCTGCTCATGGTATTGTATATTCAGAACCGGTGGAAAAAGTACTGGATCTGACACCAGAGCATTTACAGTATTATAAAAAGAAAATTAGGGTCAAAAATGCAGGGCAGGAATTGAAAAATATATATTTTTCTTCTGTGCAGAAGTTTAGGATGGTAGATGCTTCGATTACTCATATGATCTGTGGAGACAAAGGATATGTACTAGAAGGAAAGAAAAAATCAGATTTTGACCTGTCTTTCAAAAGTAAAAAGAAACTACCTTTTTCGGTTTTATATATCGGTATAGAAACTTCTTATAATAAGCTTAATCTTAAAGATGTTTCCCTCTATAATGAATTGTTAGATGTTTATGAGAAAGAGCTCTTCTATCACCATCTTAAGAATGCAGAATTCTTTTTTGATAACCAGGAAATAAAAACAATAGCAGGCTACAGTAATAGTGAAATTTCCGCAAGAGATCATTTGAATTCTATTTTTGAGTATAAACCTAATAAGACCAGAAATATAGAAGGACAGATTAAAACGTTGTATGAAAAACATTTCGTATCCTTTAAATCAGATGTATTGCTTAGTAATAAAGGGAGTATTCCTGATGACTTATCTGAGATAGTCGATTTTGAAGCACATGAAGAACTACAAAAACTAAACTGGATTAAAATTGTATTTCCCAGGATAATAGATGATAATATTTTAGAAAATGCATTTTGTTCTTTAAATGCTTTTCCGGCGCTGAATCGAAAATGGGAGCATATTTCATATCAGCTAAAAGATTATATAGATATTGTACCAATTAGTACTCAGGATTTATTTCTGGATGTAAAACAGATTGCTAATACCTCGGGTATAGATTATAAACTGAGAGAAAGTGATACCTCCGAAGATCATAAAGGGACCTATGTAATCCGAAGAGACAATGTAGGAAAACTAGATTCGAGAAAAGCAAAAGAATATCTGGCACACCTAATAGAATTGTTAAAGAGTGAGAGTGCTTCGTTTTCTTTTTTTGGAAATGATTTTCTCCAATCTAATATTGACGAGTTAAACCAGAACATTTCGCTACTGGAAAAGAAGATTATGGATATGAATACTTCTTTGATGGATACTACATATCTTTCGGTGAAACCAAAACAAAAGAAAGACACGCTGCTTATTGAGTATTGGGTGACAAATGGAGAAGAAGCCAACCAGATAAAACAAGGAAATTCATTACATATTTATCAGGGAAGTGATCTCAAGCAAAATAAAAGTGTATTTTTAACAACAACTTTTCAGGGGAAGAATGATCTGAGTATGGAAGAAAGGTTACAGGCGTATAGAAGAGCACTGTTATCCAGAAACCGTATTGTAACCAAAGAAGACGTCAAGGCATTGTGTTATGAGTTTTGCGGGGAACGAATAGAAGAGGTAAAAGTTGTAAAGGGGTTTAAAACATCTATAGAAATTCACAAAGGACTTGTACCTTGTATGGAAATTATAATACAGCCTAATAAAGAAGTAATGACATTAGATGAGGAATGGAGTTCTTTAAAGAGTAATATCTTGTCAATACTAGAACAACAATCTTTAAATGTATTCCCGTATAAAATTACTGTATTGAACTAA
- a CDS encoding PKD domain-containing protein, with amino-acid sequence MKTTSNTNYHIDRSIILFFIGVIIISASVFGYRLANHTPCDIVDFSFDSSSLRVGEIIRFKDKTKGIVNEREWDFGDSTKIDTRIAPFHTYEHPGQYTVRLRINGNCEGITQTLTIKEKAFVLDSTKLARFKVPVSIEVGKELRIKDETKNARTWEWRFGETADVNSTDKNPKYVYKTPGLKTITLIVNGDVRYGTKKKINVLPKPSLVDNKPVRRVPRNSPKSTIPYAPTIGVAPISDKPKETKAPFIGLNKLKEKLLLVADEKQTAKNFNEYLCGNLNLSIVVNRKKTTFIEFCQRIKGKGIKIKELEIVRAENNCIKNLVIRYSKTGLF; translated from the coding sequence TTGAAAACAACAAGTAACACGAATTATCATATTGACAGAAGTATTATTCTTTTTTTTATAGGAGTAATTATTATTTCAGCATCTGTATTCGGATATAGATTAGCGAATCATACTCCCTGTGATATTGTTGATTTTAGTTTTGATTCGAGCTCTTTGAGAGTAGGAGAGATTATTAGGTTTAAGGACAAGACTAAAGGAATAGTTAATGAAAGAGAATGGGATTTTGGTGATAGTACAAAAATTGACACCAGAATAGCGCCGTTTCATACATATGAGCACCCAGGACAATATACAGTAAGATTGCGAATTAATGGAAATTGTGAAGGGATAACTCAAACCTTGACGATTAAAGAAAAGGCATTCGTATTGGATTCGACTAAGTTAGCTCGTTTCAAAGTGCCAGTTTCAATAGAAGTAGGAAAAGAATTAAGGATTAAAGATGAAACCAAAAATGCCCGAACTTGGGAATGGCGATTTGGAGAGACTGCAGATGTTAATTCAACAGATAAAAACCCTAAATATGTCTATAAGACTCCGGGGTTAAAAACAATCACGCTTATCGTTAATGGAGATGTGAGATATGGAACTAAAAAGAAAATAAATGTATTGCCAAAACCTTCTTTGGTTGATAACAAGCCCGTGAGAAGGGTTCCGAGAAATTCACCTAAATCAACAATACCATATGCTCCAACAATAGGAGTCGCTCCGATTAGTGATAAGCCAAAGGAGACAAAAGCTCCTTTTATAGGGTTGAATAAATTAAAAGAAAAGTTACTGTTAGTTGCAGATGAAAAACAAACAGCAAAAAACTTTAATGAATATTTATGTGGTAACCTAAACTTGTCAATAGTTGTTAATAGGAAGAAAACGACCTTTATTGAATTTTGTCAACGTATAAAGGGAAAAGGAATAAAAATTAAAGAATTGGAAATCGTTAGGGCAGAAAATAATTGTATTAAAAATCTGGTCATCAGATATTCAAAAACAGGGTTGTTTTAA
- a CDS encoding response regulator, translating to MKNFFTYIITIFLVCHLQNSRAQNSLSADSIHLYIKKAEKLQDQYKYDESLEIAKIALQNAAFNDDSKSKGLIHTIIAKNYEINEDDHEAKSNYLKALTYSQISKNKPLETDLYNNLARLYSKDKNTYQKGIHYYNQSYKFAVRLNDTSRMIRPLLNLSSLYINRKAYNKAYNYLSPAKKLIGNHTSSLDQVRLHVLLGKYYISTERYEKAEKYLKEAIFHSKREASINDKSKNNELTSNFYQQLATAYKAKSMLYYIQRDFKSAYDYQQEYVDNLLKAINLKNIIELQKANVKYQVGQYKEQIKQADEDKAERASQVIKWRIIIALGTILILISMAFLLSAYKNNTQKRKLNNDLLEKNKELLIAKEAAEQVSTLKSQFISTVSHELRTPLYGVIGLTSLLMENPEEKKRNEYLESLKFSGDYLLALINDVLQLSKIETNEVKLEKVSFDLRSLIEGIVNSLHTKQKSNNNTALIDIDPKINSTLLGDSVRLSQILINLIGNALKFTKDGNIWVKVQCLEYKNNVYKLRFTVKDNGIGIPKSKQKTIFDNFAQVKNQNLEYEGTGLGLAIVKKLIQLHDSEIHIISEEGVGSEFYFDLTYEKAIKAHEIALKTGEAISIGTSNFYVLIVDDNKINQIVTQNILKKKGYTCDVASNGMDAIEKLRSEKFDLVLMDINMPEMNGLDATKIIREFNPNIPVIALTAVEEGEVRNQALSVGMNDVIIKPYDTQQFFQTIMKNISKMKLM from the coding sequence TTGAAAAACTTTTTTACGTACATCATTACTATTTTTCTTGTTTGTCATCTACAAAACTCTAGAGCTCAAAACTCATTGAGTGCTGATAGCATTCATTTGTATATCAAAAAAGCTGAAAAATTACAGGATCAATACAAATACGATGAATCGCTGGAAATTGCCAAAATTGCATTACAAAATGCGGCTTTTAATGACGATTCTAAAAGTAAGGGACTCATTCATACGATTATTGCCAAAAACTATGAAATCAATGAAGATGACCACGAGGCTAAATCCAATTACCTAAAAGCACTTACTTACTCTCAAATTTCAAAAAACAAACCTTTAGAAACAGATCTGTACAACAATCTGGCTCGTTTATACTCAAAGGATAAAAACACCTATCAGAAAGGAATTCATTATTACAATCAATCCTATAAATTTGCTGTACGACTTAATGATACGTCTAGGATGATCCGTCCTTTACTGAATCTCAGTAGCTTATACATTAATCGCAAAGCATATAACAAGGCATATAATTATCTATCTCCTGCCAAAAAGCTTATCGGAAATCACACCTCCAGTCTGGATCAGGTACGATTACATGTGTTATTAGGAAAATATTATATCAGTACAGAACGCTACGAAAAAGCAGAAAAATACTTAAAGGAAGCCATCTTTCATTCCAAAAGAGAAGCTAGTATCAATGATAAGAGTAAAAACAATGAACTTACTTCTAATTTCTATCAACAGCTAGCGACTGCTTACAAAGCAAAATCAATGCTGTATTATATTCAGCGAGATTTCAAATCTGCATATGACTACCAACAGGAATATGTAGACAACCTCTTAAAGGCAATTAACCTAAAAAATATTATAGAACTACAAAAAGCAAATGTAAAATATCAGGTAGGACAATATAAAGAACAAATCAAACAAGCAGATGAGGACAAAGCAGAACGTGCTTCTCAGGTTATAAAATGGCGAATCATTATTGCACTGGGAACTATCCTTATTCTCATATCAATGGCTTTTTTATTAAGCGCCTACAAAAATAACACACAAAAAAGAAAGCTAAATAACGACCTTCTTGAGAAAAACAAAGAACTACTAATTGCAAAAGAAGCTGCCGAGCAAGTCTCTACCTTAAAATCACAATTCATCTCTACCGTAAGCCATGAATTGAGAACTCCCCTCTATGGAGTTATCGGATTAACTTCGCTATTAATGGAAAACCCGGAAGAGAAAAAAAGAAATGAATACTTAGAGTCTTTAAAATTCTCTGGAGATTATTTATTGGCATTAATTAACGATGTACTACAACTGAGTAAAATAGAAACTAATGAAGTTAAGCTGGAGAAAGTTTCATTTGATTTACGATCGCTTATAGAAGGAATCGTAAATTCTTTGCACACCAAACAAAAAAGCAACAACAATACTGCATTAATCGATATTGATCCTAAAATCAACAGTACATTATTAGGAGACTCTGTAAGACTATCTCAAATTTTAATCAACCTTATCGGGAATGCATTAAAGTTCACAAAAGATGGAAATATCTGGGTCAAAGTACAATGCCTGGAATATAAAAATAATGTCTATAAACTTCGTTTTACAGTAAAAGACAATGGTATTGGTATTCCAAAAAGCAAACAAAAAACTATCTTTGATAATTTTGCCCAGGTCAAAAACCAAAATCTGGAATACGAAGGAACGGGGCTGGGACTTGCTATTGTCAAAAAATTAATCCAATTACACGATAGTGAAATTCATATTATCAGTGAAGAGGGTGTCGGATCTGAATTTTATTTTGATTTAACTTACGAAAAGGCAATTAAAGCTCATGAAATAGCACTAAAAACCGGAGAAGCTATTAGTATTGGCACTTCTAATTTTTATGTTCTTATTGTCGATGATAACAAAATCAATCAAATTGTCACTCAGAACATCCTGAAAAAGAAGGGGTATACCTGTGATGTAGCCAGCAATGGAATGGATGCCATAGAAAAATTAAGAAGTGAAAAATTCGATCTTGTCTTAATGGACATCAATATGCCGGAAATGAACGGATTAGACGCTACAAAAATAATTCGGGAATTTAACCCTAATATTCCTGTAATTGCCCTCACAGCAGTTGAAGAAGGGGAAGTGAGAAATCAGGCATTATCTGTCGGAATGAATGATGTCATCATAAAACCATATGACACCCAACAATTTTTCCAGACAATCATGAAAAACATAAGTAAGATGAAGCTTATGTAA
- a CDS encoding M28 family metallopeptidase yields the protein MKKVLIVLGVSLIYSCACTKKTKNTTSTDKGNASTYAATISSKELKEYLYTFAGDSYEGRDTGEPGQKKAAEYLKKQYKRMGIVSPMGGDDYYQEIPDSYFRGGIKSSENVLAFIEGTEKPEEIIVLSAHYDHVGVDKDGNIYNGADDDGSGTVSILEIAEAFEKAKKDGFGPKRSILFLHVTGEEKGLYGSKFYTENPVFPLANTVTNLNIDMIGRIDPNHREEGKSNYIYLIGSDRLSTDLHKVSEAMNEKYTQLDLDYTYNDKDDPNRFYYRSDHYNFAKHNIPIIFYFNGVHEDYHKPTDTPEKIDYDLLAKRTKLIFYTTWEVANRAERLVVDGVTE from the coding sequence ATGAAAAAAGTTTTAATAGTATTAGGGGTTTCCCTTATCTATTCTTGTGCGTGCACTAAAAAAACAAAAAATACTACAAGTACCGATAAAGGAAATGCCTCAACTTATGCAGCAACGATTTCTTCCAAAGAACTGAAGGAGTATTTATATACGTTTGCAGGAGATAGTTATGAAGGAAGAGATACGGGAGAGCCAGGGCAGAAAAAAGCAGCAGAATATCTGAAAAAACAATACAAGAGGATGGGAATAGTATCTCCTATGGGAGGGGATGACTATTATCAGGAAATACCAGACAGCTATTTTAGGGGAGGAATAAAATCATCAGAAAATGTACTGGCGTTCATAGAAGGCACAGAAAAACCTGAAGAAATTATAGTGCTGTCTGCTCACTATGATCATGTAGGTGTGGACAAAGATGGTAATATATATAATGGAGCAGATGATGATGGTTCTGGTACTGTTAGTATACTAGAGATAGCAGAAGCATTTGAGAAAGCAAAAAAAGATGGGTTTGGTCCTAAGCGTTCTATTCTATTTTTACATGTTACAGGAGAAGAAAAAGGATTATACGGTTCCAAATTTTATACAGAAAACCCTGTTTTTCCTTTAGCTAATACAGTAACTAATCTGAATATAGATATGATCGGGAGAATTGATCCTAATCATAGGGAAGAAGGAAAAAGTAATTATATTTATTTGATTGGAAGTGACCGTTTGAGTACGGATCTCCATAAAGTGAGTGAAGCAATGAATGAAAAGTATACCCAATTAGATTTGGATTATACATATAATGATAAGGATGATCCAAATCGTTTTTACTACAGAAGTGATCATTATAATTTTGCAAAGCATAATATTCCTATTATTTTTTATTTTAATGGAGTGCATGAAGATTATCACAAGCCTACAGATACCCCGGAAAAAATCGATTATGACTTATTAGCTAAAAGGACTAAGTTGATTTTTTATACAACTTGGGAAGTTGCTAATAGAGCAGAGCGGTTGGTTGTTGATGGGGTAACAGAGTAA
- a CDS encoding GNAT family N-acetyltransferase — MEEVYVTFETERLIVRPTSVEDCSFVLALFNTPKSIKYIGDRNIKTIEEAEVYIKKRMRSQLERLGYSNYTVIRKSDGAKIGCCGLYDREGVEGIDIGFSLLPEYEGKGYAYESVSKLKEIAENRFALTKIRAITKKDNVGSQKLLKKIGLEQIGVLTLPNETEELYLFSN, encoded by the coding sequence ATGGAAGAAGTGTATGTAACTTTTGAAACAGAAAGGTTAATTGTAAGACCGACATCGGTAGAGGATTGTTCGTTTGTGTTAGCTCTATTTAACACTCCCAAATCAATAAAGTATATCGGTGATAGGAATATTAAAACAATAGAAGAGGCAGAGGTATACATAAAAAAAAGAATGCGATCTCAGTTGGAGCGATTAGGGTATTCTAATTACACTGTTATCAGGAAGTCTGATGGCGCAAAAATTGGTTGTTGTGGTTTGTATGATAGAGAAGGAGTTGAAGGGATTGATATTGGTTTTTCTTTGTTGCCAGAATATGAAGGGAAGGGGTATGCATATGAATCAGTCAGTAAATTGAAAGAAATAGCTGAAAATCGTTTTGCATTGACTAAAATCCGGGCAATTACGAAGAAAGATAATGTTGGCTCGCAGAAGCTATTAAAAAAAATAGGATTGGAACAAATAGGAGTCTTGACACTTCCTAATGAAACAGAAGAATTGTATTTGTTTTCTAATTGA
- a CDS encoding PLP-dependent aspartate aminotransferase family protein — protein MDSTKKGFNTVCTHWGQLEDSQFNGAISPIYLSTSYAFEEVETKRYPRYFNTPNQEALSKKIARLENGESALIFGSGMAAISTTLLAFLQKGDHIILQQTLYGGTANLVKKEFHRYGIEYTFVNVDHIDLLEKEIRPNTKVIYIETPSNPLLTITDITAVTSIAKKHRITTMIDNTFASPVNQTPIDLGVDIVIHSATKYLGGHSDILAGAVVSTKENINTIFQLGINLGGSLSDFTVWMLERSIKTLGLRVKQQNKNAKQVAKWLHKNEDVKTIYYPGLKTHPNHHIAKKQMKGYGGMVSFELQNYICPALFQKNLQLIKSSMSLAGVESTILSPAVTSHALLSPEERLQQGITDNLLRLSIGIENKKDIIADIQQAINETKKELVKTKKISE, from the coding sequence ATGGACTCAACTAAGAAAGGATTTAACACAGTCTGCACCCATTGGGGACAACTTGAAGACTCCCAGTTCAATGGTGCCATCTCTCCTATTTACCTATCTACTTCATATGCTTTTGAAGAAGTAGAAACAAAGAGGTATCCAAGATATTTTAACACTCCTAATCAAGAAGCATTAAGTAAAAAAATTGCCCGATTAGAGAATGGAGAAAGCGCATTGATTTTCGGGAGTGGAATGGCAGCAATAAGCACTACTCTTCTCGCCTTTTTACAAAAAGGAGATCACATTATTTTACAACAAACACTATATGGAGGAACTGCTAATCTCGTAAAAAAGGAGTTTCATAGATATGGAATCGAATATACATTCGTCAATGTGGATCATATTGATCTCCTCGAAAAAGAAATACGCCCCAATACCAAGGTTATATATATAGAAACACCTTCTAACCCTTTGTTAACCATTACAGATATTACTGCTGTCACATCGATTGCAAAAAAACATCGTATCACCACAATGATTGACAATACATTTGCCTCTCCTGTCAATCAAACCCCGATCGATCTTGGAGTTGACATTGTCATTCACTCTGCAACAAAATATCTGGGAGGTCATAGTGATATTCTGGCAGGGGCTGTTGTATCTACAAAAGAAAACATCAACACGATCTTCCAATTAGGAATCAATCTTGGTGGTAGTTTAAGTGATTTTACCGTCTGGATGTTAGAACGAAGTATAAAAACACTTGGCCTTCGAGTAAAACAACAGAATAAAAATGCAAAACAAGTCGCAAAATGGCTTCATAAAAATGAAGATGTCAAAACCATCTATTACCCTGGACTAAAAACACACCCAAATCATCATATTGCTAAAAAACAAATGAAGGGATATGGCGGTATGGTATCCTTTGAGCTACAGAACTACATTTGTCCTGCTCTTTTTCAGAAAAACCTGCAATTAATAAAAAGCTCCATGAGTCTTGCCGGAGTAGAAAGTACCATTTTATCACCAGCAGTAACCTCACATGCTTTATTATCACCAGAAGAAAGACTACAACAAGGAATTACAGACAATTTATTACGACTAAGTATTGGAATCGAAAATAAAAAAGATATAATCGCAGATATACAACAAGCCATTAACGAAACTAAAAAAGAACTAGTAAAGACTAAAAAAATAAGTGAATGA